TGCTAAACTTTGATGCTTTGCGCACGGTACACGCCGCGCGCGCTTTTGCATGTTTCGCTTCGCGTGAATATCGACGATTATTGCCAGCAAAAGGCGGCCCCGGCCGGATCCAGCACGTACTATGCGCTGCGGCAGGCGCCGTTGACCGCGCAGCCGTTGTTGACCGCGCTGTACGCATTGCATCGGGAATTGGCCGAAAGCGTCAGCGAAGTCAGTGATCCAGCCGTCGGGCGCGCCAAGCTCGCCTGGTGGCAACGCGAGTTCGGCGCCCTCGCACAGGACGCGCCAACCCATCCGGTGACGCAAGCCATCGCTCGCTATTACGCCAGCACGGCGCCGATCGAAGCGTTCATGACGTGGCTATCCGGTTACCAGATGGACCTGGATCAGGCACGCTATCTCGATTTCGCAGGGCTGCGCCGTTACGTGGAGCAGGTGGGCGCCGCATTGGCGAGTACCGTAGCCGGAGTGACCGCGCGCGAGCCGACCAGCCTGGCGTCATGGGCCCCGGCGCTCGGGCGGGCGTTGCTACTTGCCGATATCGTCGAGCGCACCGGCGAGGACGCACGGCGCGGCCGCATCTACATCCCGATCGACGAAATGCAGCGATTCGGCGTGACAGCCGCCGACATCCTGCATCGTCGCTACGGCGAAGGCTTCACGCAGTTAATGTCGTTTCAGGTCGAGCGTGCGCGTCGCGCGCTCACCGATGCGCTCGGCGCGATACCGGCCGTCGAGCGCCGGACGCAGCGTGTGCTCCGCGCACAAGCCGCCATGTCGTTGGCACTGCTGCGCGAACTCGAGGCGGAAGACTATCGCGTGCTGCATCAGCGCATCGCACTAACGCCGCTGCGCAAGTTGTGGATTGCCTGGCGCACGCACTGACGCACTGGCGCCCGCAACGGCACCCATCCCTGGGCGCCCGTCGTCTCTGGGCGCTTGCTCAGCGTAACACCCCCGGCAACGTATCGAACCGTGCACCAAGCACGGAGGCCGCCTCGATACCCCACCCTTGCTGCAACACCGTCGCATAGAGCGAGCGGAAATCGATACCGAAGGGCAGATGGCCGTCACCATCGAGCTGGTTCAGTTGCGGCGCGACACCATGGAATCCGCCTTGCGCGCGATCCCGATCGTCGGCCTCAGCTGCCGATAACGCGGATCCTCATACGGAATAAC
This sequence is a window from Mycetohabitans rhizoxinica HKI 454. Protein-coding genes within it:
- a CDS encoding squalene/phytoene synthase family protein — encoded protein: MNIDDYCQQKAAPAGSSTYYALRQAPLTAQPLLTALYALHRELAESVSEVSDPAVGRAKLAWWQREFGALAQDAPTHPVTQAIARYYASTAPIEAFMTWLSGYQMDLDQARYLDFAGLRRYVEQVGAALASTVAGVTAREPTSLASWAPALGRALLLADIVERTGEDARRGRIYIPIDEMQRFGVTAADILHRRYGEGFTQLMSFQVERARRALTDALGAIPAVERRTQRVLRAQAAMSLALLRELEAEDYRVLHQRIALTPLRKLWIAWRTH